In Methanocaldococcus lauensis, a single genomic region encodes these proteins:
- a CDS encoding 7-cyano-7-deazaguanine synthase — protein MEIEKIIEEKINKKLIELRLKNSLEILEKLNLSNNVKYALKNMLLRRLNGEKDFYKISIDEEEKPKSVIAFSGGVDSTTSLIIAKQIFNVKAVSCYSKYIITDDIKKNIKSLAKHLKVDLEFIDIDLEDVYKKVVEGRFHPCGRCHKIIEESVLNYAKKVNAEFVIFGDLLAFGYLSLYRIDNNIFRFNLPSFFALTKDEEREILKNNKIFIESSYGCPLLKVYHKYNRGYKFSIQRILREVRGRVISEEEGFKNIVELIENLED, from the coding sequence ATGGAGATAGAAAAAATTATTGAAGAAAAAATAAATAAAAAATTGATTGAATTAAGATTAAAAAATTCTTTGGAAATTTTAGAAAAATTAAATTTAAGTAATAATGTAAAATATGCTTTAAAAAATATGCTTTTAAGGAGATTAAATGGAGAAAAGGATTTTTATAAAATCTCTATTGATGAAGAGGAGAAACCAAAATCTGTAATTGCATTCAGTGGCGGAGTTGATAGCACAACATCCTTAATAATTGCCAAACAAATATTTAATGTAAAGGCTGTTTCTTGCTATTCAAAGTACATAATAACTGATGATATAAAAAAAAATATTAAAAGTTTGGCTAAACATTTAAAGGTAGATTTGGAATTTATAGACATTGATTTAGAAGATGTTTATAAAAAGGTTGTTGAGGGGAGATTTCATCCCTGCGGTAGATGTCACAAAATCATTGAAGAATCTGTTTTAAATTATGCAAAGAAAGTTAATGCTGAATTTGTTATATTTGGAGATTTATTAGCGTTTGGATATCTATCACTATATAGGATAGACAATAATATTTTTAGGTTTAATTTACCTTCTTTTTTTGCTCTAACTAAGGATGAAGAAAGAGAGATATTAAAAAATAATAAAATTTTTATAGAATCATCTTATGGTTGCCCTTTGCTAAAAGTTTATCATAAATACAATAGAGGATATAAATTTTCAATCCAAAGAATATTGAGAGAAGTCAGAGGGAGAGTTATTAGTGAAGAGGAAGGATTTAAAAATATAGTTGAACTTATTGAAAATTTAGAGGATTAA
- a CDS encoding methionine adenosyltransferase, whose product MRNIIVKKLDIEPIEEREVEIVERKGLGHPDSICDGIAESVSRALCKMYIEKFGTILHHNTDQVELVGGHAYPKFGGGELVSPIYILLSGRATMEIYDREKNEIIKLPVGTTAVKAAKEYLKKVLRNIDIDKDVIIDCRIGQGSMDLIDVFERQKNKVPLANDTSFGVGYAPLSTTEKLVLETERFLNSDELKKEIPAVGEDIKVMGLREGNKITLTIAMAVVDKYVKNIEEYKEVIRKVKEKVEDLAKKIANGYEVEVNINTADDYERGSVYLTVTGTSSEMGDDGSVGRGNRVNGLITPFRPMSMEAASGKNPVNHVGKIYNILANLIANDIAKLEGVKECYVRILSQIGKPINEPKALDIEIITENGYDIKEIEPKAKEIANKWLDNIMEVQKMIVEGKVNTF is encoded by the coding sequence ATGAGAAACATAATTGTAAAAAAATTAGATATTGAGCCAATAGAAGAAAGAGAAGTTGAGATCGTTGAAAGAAAAGGGTTGGGACATCCGGATTCAATTTGTGACGGTATAGCAGAAAGCGTTAGTAGGGCATTGTGTAAAATGTATATTGAAAAATTTGGAACTATTTTGCATCACAATACTGATCAAGTAGAACTTGTTGGTGGGCATGCTTATCCAAAGTTTGGTGGAGGAGAACTTGTAAGTCCAATATATATTTTATTATCTGGTAGAGCCACAATGGAAATCTATGATAGAGAAAAGAATGAAATTATTAAATTGCCTGTTGGAACTACAGCAGTTAAAGCCGCCAAAGAATACTTAAAAAAGGTTCTAAGAAATATTGATATTGATAAAGATGTAATTATTGACTGTAGAATTGGACAGGGTAGTATGGATTTAATAGATGTTTTTGAAAGGCAAAAAAATAAAGTTCCTTTGGCAAATGATACATCATTTGGTGTTGGCTACGCTCCATTATCAACTACTGAAAAATTAGTTTTAGAAACTGAAAGATTTTTAAATAGTGATGAATTAAAAAAAGAAATTCCAGCAGTAGGAGAGGATATAAAAGTTATGGGTTTAAGAGAAGGGAATAAGATAACTTTAACTATTGCTATGGCTGTTGTTGATAAGTATGTTAAAAATATTGAAGAGTATAAAGAAGTTATTAGAAAAGTAAAAGAAAAAGTTGAAGATTTGGCTAAAAAAATAGCAAATGGATATGAAGTAGAAGTAAATATAAATACTGCAGATGATTACGAAAGAGGAAGTGTCTATTTAACTGTTACAGGAACTTCTTCAGAAATGGGAGATGATGGTTCTGTTGGTAGAGGGAATAGGGTTAATGGATTAATAACACCATTTAGACCTATGAGTATGGAAGCGGCGAGCGGTAAAAACCCAGTAAATCATGTTGGAAAGATTTATAATATCTTAGCTAACTTAATAGCAAATGATATAGCAAAATTAGAAGGAGTTAAGGAGTGTTATGTAAGAATATTGAGTCAAATTGGTAAGCCAATAAATGAACCAAAGGCATTAGATATTGAGATAATTACAGAAAATGGCTATGATATAAAAGAAATAGAACCAAAAGCAAAAGAAATTGCAAATAAGTGGTTAGATAATATTATGGAAGTTCAAAAAATGATAGTTGAAGGCAAAGTAAATACATTCTAA
- a CDS encoding protein kinase encodes MKIKEEILKKIPENILNIEALNRLKEIKKVKIIDVLGKGHRGVVLKGIYNNKEVAIKIPRKDSPKNTIENEAMILNMLKKYNIAPKVYDYGEDYLIMEFIDGEELKSAVDKLEKNKLLKVVEDILRITLKLDNLGIEHKEIQGGRHFLITNEKTYIIDFDKAKIKKTTKNFTGAIALLFGEGKISKTIREKLNIDNDEITFIRKFAKTYKKL; translated from the coding sequence TTGAAAATTAAAGAGGAGATTTTAAAAAAAATTCCAGAAAATATATTAAATATAGAAGCATTGAATAGATTAAAGGAGATTAAAAAAGTAAAGATTATAGATGTCTTAGGAAAGGGACATAGGGGGGTTGTATTAAAAGGAATATACAATAATAAAGAGGTGGCTATAAAAATTCCAAGAAAGGATAGTCCAAAAAATACTATAGAAAATGAGGCAATGATTTTAAATATGCTAAAAAAATATAATATTGCACCAAAAGTTTATGACTATGGTGAAGATTATTTAATTATGGAATTTATAGATGGGGAGGAGTTAAAATCTGCAGTAGATAAGTTAGAAAAAAATAAATTATTGAAGGTCGTTGAAGATATATTAAGGATTACTTTAAAACTTGACAACCTTGGAATAGAGCATAAAGAAATTCAAGGGGGAAGACATTTTTTAATAACCAATGAAAAAACTTACATTATTGACTTTGATAAGGCAAAGATAAAAAAAACTACTAAAAACTTTACTGGGGCAATTGCATTATTATTTGGTGAAGGTAAAATATCAAAAACAATTAGGGAAAAGCTGAATATTGATAATGATGAAATAACTTTCATAAGAAAATTTGCAAAAACTTATAAAAAACTTTAA
- the sepF gene encoding cell division protein SepF → MLEKIKKLLKGKNTGNLTPPAPVTIDDYLGEIEEIPITPVEEEKIVIKVCSIEDDKDAVTAIVLAEAGYIVIAKTPNLEKEIDDEFIEIIKKIRNEVLKNGGNVIILGDEHLLITPKNVVIEKQKEEPKKNKILDKYIKEEKDTNEEKKETEKEE, encoded by the coding sequence ATGCTGGAAAAAATTAAAAAACTTTTAAAAGGTAAAAATACTGGAAATCTAACCCCTCCAGCTCCAGTTACTATAGATGATTACTTAGGAGAAATTGAGGAGATCCCAATAACCCCAGTAGAAGAAGAAAAAATAGTTATAAAAGTTTGTAGCATTGAAGATGATAAAGATGCTGTAACCGCCATAGTCTTAGCTGAGGCTGGATATATAGTAATTGCAAAAACTCCAAACTTAGAAAAAGAAATCGATGATGAATTTATTGAAATAATTAAAAAAATTAGAAATGAAGTTTTAAAAAATGGTGGTAATGTAATTATTTTAGGAGACGAGCATTTGTTGATTACTCCAAAAAATGTCGTTATAGAAAAACAGAAAGAAGAACCTAAAAAAAATAAAATCTTAGATAAATATATTAAAGAAGAAAAAGATACAAATGAAGAAAAAAAGGAAACGGAAAAAGAAGAGTGA
- the pssA gene encoding CDP-diacylglycerol--serine O-phosphatidyltransferase — MFNIRKILTVSDYVTMLNIISGLLAIFLNSFSFVYLAVIFDSLDGYVARKTNTVSDFGAELDSISDVVSFGVAPAYLLYTNFESTLSLISAIIFCLCGALRLARFGILNVKGFIGLPIPAGALLVVSFCQLINNKMIDSIFAIFVGLLMISDVKYPKYPKKIFIYMFAISLILAMFGIPHFALLLCLIYAIYGLIKHFNR, encoded by the coding sequence ATGTTTAATATTAGAAAAATCTTAACAGTATCAGATTATGTAACAATGCTAAATATTATCTCTGGTCTCTTAGCAATATTTTTAAATAGTTTTTCCTTTGTTTATTTAGCAGTTATTTTTGATTCCTTAGATGGGTATGTTGCGAGAAAAACAAATACTGTCTCTGACTTCGGGGCTGAACTTGATAGTATTTCAGATGTTGTTAGTTTTGGAGTGGCTCCCGCATATTTATTATATACAAATTTTGAATCTACATTATCTTTAATATCTGCCATAATATTCTGCCTTTGCGGTGCTTTGAGATTAGCAAGATTTGGAATATTGAATGTTAAGGGCTTTATTGGACTACCAATACCGGCTGGGGCTTTATTAGTTGTAAGTTTTTGTCAATTAATTAACAATAAAATGATAGATTCAATATTTGCCATATTTGTGGGATTACTAATGATTAGTGATGTAAAATACCCAAAATATCCAAAGAAAATATTTATTTACATGTTTGCAATATCTTTAATTTTAGCAATGTTTGGAATTCCTCACTTTGCCTTATTATTATGTTTAATATATGCAATCTATGGTTTAATCAAACACTTTAATAGGTGA
- a CDS encoding proteasome assembly chaperone family protein, protein MVKIITRVIKEIEPLKNALLIEGLPGIGHVGRLAAEHLVHEFNGELFLELFCYDFPPQVLVKDDGTIEYMSAKFYAIREPKPMIVVLGNTQALSPIGQYHLAEEIVKIGIKYGANFVYTLGGFGVGKLCEEIKVYGATTSKELAEKLKEHGILFRTDGGGIVGAAGLMLMFADLNGIPGICLMGETPGYLIDPNAAKAVLEKFCKLENIEVDMTELEKRAKGMEQFIEKIKKFEEEMLKAAQAKPPSDEDLRYIG, encoded by the coding sequence ATGGTTAAGATTATTACAAGAGTTATAAAAGAGATTGAACCTCTAAAAAATGCTCTATTAATTGAAGGATTACCTGGAATTGGACACGTTGGTAGATTAGCGGCTGAGCATTTAGTTCATGAATTTAATGGAGAATTATTTTTAGAGTTATTCTGTTATGATTTCCCTCCACAAGTTTTAGTTAAGGATGATGGGACAATTGAGTATATGAGTGCTAAATTCTATGCCATAAGAGAGCCAAAGCCAATGATAGTTGTTTTAGGTAATACTCAGGCATTATCTCCTATAGGACAGTATCATTTAGCAGAAGAAATCGTAAAAATTGGAATAAAGTATGGGGCAAATTTCGTTTATACATTAGGTGGTTTTGGTGTTGGAAAGTTATGTGAAGAAATTAAGGTTTATGGAGCCACAACATCAAAAGAACTTGCTGAAAAACTTAAAGAGCATGGAATTTTATTCAGAACAGATGGAGGGGGGATTGTTGGAGCTGCAGGTTTAATGCTAATGTTTGCAGATTTAAATGGAATTCCAGGAATTTGCTTAATGGGAGAAACTCCTGGTTATTTAATTGATCCAAATGCGGCAAAGGCTGTTTTAGAAAAATTTTGCAAACTTGAAAATATAGAAGTTGATATGACAGAGTTAGAGAAGAGGGCTAAGGGTATGGAGCAGTTTATTGAAAAGATTAAGAAGTTTGAAGAAGAGATGTTAAAGGCAGCTCAAGCAAAACCACCAAGTGATGAAGATTTAAGATACATTGGATAA
- a CDS encoding Era-like GTP-binding protein, translating into MEDRKFKIAILGPENSGKSSIMNALFGRYVSLVSEVGGTTKMPIKRYWGKLKIGRSKENPEFINIVFVDLGGLYTTSDKQSPIMTPKILEKTFKEINDSDMIIHVIDGSIGLLRSFEKLHHLLKFRYQKPIIVVINKCDLLNNIDKEILKKYVENRLKNTPIFVSAKTFEGIPELLDTIIRYLKR; encoded by the coding sequence ATGGAAGATAGAAAGTTCAAAATAGCAATATTAGGACCTGAAAATTCCGGAAAATCTTCTATAATGAACGCTTTATTTGGAAGGTATGTCTCATTAGTCTCTGAAGTTGGGGGAACTACAAAAATGCCAATAAAAAGATACTGGGGAAAGTTAAAGATTGGGAGAAGTAAAGAAAATCCAGAGTTTATAAATATAGTTTTTGTAGATTTAGGAGGTTTATATACAACATCAGATAAGCAATCTCCAATTATGACGCCAAAAATCTTAGAAAAAACTTTTAAAGAAATAAACGATTCTGATATGATTATCCATGTAATTGATGGTAGTATAGGATTATTAAGAAGTTTTGAAAAACTCCACCACTTATTAAAATTTAGATACCAAAAACCTATTATAGTGGTAATTAATAAATGTGATTTATTAAACAATATTGATAAAGAAATATTAAAAAAATATGTAGAAAATAGATTAAAAAATACTCCAATATTTGTATCTGCAAAAACTTTTGAAGGAATTCCAGAATTGTTAGATACAATTATAAGATACTTAAAAAGGTGA
- a CDS encoding IS6 family transposase yields MNLTIETLKERIGKNIFKRNKKSIEIKILAGILYYLGLSLRKVSLFLSQFESISHESVRTYYHKIKEILNEPERKTRNLIAIDETKLKFGNETIYVWSAIDVESKECLGIYISKTRSCLDTILFVRSILKFCSNKPKILVDGGRWYPWALQKLGLKFERVRFGLRNCVESFFSLLKRRTKSFYNRFPNNCKFVTVISWFKSFVSFYNWLLSLS; encoded by the coding sequence ATGAATCTTACGATAGAAACGCTAAAGGAGAGGATAGGGAAGAATATTTTTAAGAGGAATAAGAAGTCGATAGAGATTAAAATCTTAGCTGGGATTTTGTATTACTTAGGGTTATCGTTAAGGAAAGTCAGTTTGTTTCTCTCTCAATTTGAGAGTATAAGCCATGAGTCGGTTAGAACGTATTATCACAAGATTAAGGAGATTTTAAATGAGCCTGAAAGAAAGACAAGAAACTTAATCGCAATCGATGAGACTAAACTAAAGTTTGGAAACGAAACTATTTACGTATGGTCTGCCATCGATGTAGAATCTAAAGAATGCTTAGGGATTTATATCTCTAAAACAAGAAGCTGCCTCGATACTATATTATTCGTAAGAAGTATATTAAAATTTTGCTCGAATAAACCTAAGATTTTAGTCGATGGTGGTAGATGGTATCCATGGGCATTACAGAAATTAGGCCTAAAATTCGAAAGAGTTCGATTTGGATTAAGAAATTGTGTAGAAAGTTTCTTCTCCCTACTTAAACGAAGAACTAAATCTTTCTATAACCGATTCCCTAATAATTGTAAATTCGTTACCGTTATCAGCTGGTTTAAATCCTTCGTCTCCTTCTATAACTGGCTGCTCTCTTTATCTTGA
- a CDS encoding KEOPS complex subunit Pcc1, which yields MRVNLKLKLDIPKEVCKSLEVDNYIKDDITIKLQCEKEPILYVKTHSIGSLKSILDDFFRCLDASIKIYDLTKKDKDEKLVIRNVTKDDLDSFLNLYFKAYRGFDKYYYKTRRWAKWYFKWLMKRDKDGFFVCEINNKPVGFIGCDCNWISNIEKRDVAEIHEIFVDPDYRGRGIGKLLMNKAIDYAKKRGKDLVELWVGVENKNAREFYKKLGFEEKEVVKEWLRMIKRL from the coding sequence ATGAGGGTCAATTTAAAACTTAAATTAGACATTCCAAAAGAAGTTTGTAAAAGTTTAGAGGTTGATAACTATATTAAAGATGATATTACGATTAAATTACAATGTGAAAAAGAGCCAATATTATATGTTAAAACCCATTCTATCGGTTCTTTAAAGTCAATTTTAGATGATTTTTTCAGATGTTTAGATGCCAGTATAAAAATTTATGATTTAACAAAAAAGGATAAAGATGAAAAACTTGTAATAAGAAATGTAACTAAGGATGACTTAGATAGTTTTTTAAATTTATATTTTAAAGCATATAGAGGTTTTGATAAATACTATTACAAGACAAGAAGATGGGCTAAGTGGTATTTTAAGTGGTTAATGAAAAGAGATAAGGATGGATTTTTTGTCTGTGAAATTAACAATAAACCAGTTGGATTTATAGGTTGTGATTGTAATTGGATTAGTAATATAGAGAAAAGAGATGTTGCTGAAATCCACGAGATATTTGTAGATCCAGATTATAGGGGTAGAGGAATAGGTAAATTGTTAATGAACAAGGCAATAGATTATGCTAAAAAAAGAGGAAAAGATTTAGTTGAACTATGGGTTGGAGTAGAAAATAAAAATGCAAGAGAATTTTACAAAAAATTAGGATTTGAAGAAAAAGAAGTGGTTAAAGAATGGCTAAGAATGATAAAAAGGCTATAA